Proteins from one Malania oleifera isolate guangnan ecotype guangnan chromosome 4, ASM2987363v1, whole genome shotgun sequence genomic window:
- the LOC131153033 gene encoding protein CANDIDATE G-PROTEIN COUPLED RECEPTOR 2 gives MRAFEGIPDILEVPVSNSTLKEGGRGLTLHGWLFECHGFWHNVALIVPSALFVLYLAYQARRSFKKLSHGRSYIMIAYYGCLWLVSLLNLAWCCFQAWECCPEREVVWNILSLFTASGMLFLEVSLVAFLLQGNYASGLEALTRTFVVSGLIVGLDILLKAVYLFGFGVPLFIDDDESPHRVKWGLWVVHRLVLTAIYGFILFMYHSRWKERLPARPSFYNYIIIIFSLNALALFACGLTVNEAGFGLWLYDLTIICYHAFYLPLLYVTFLADFFQEEDLHLENVYYSEMKDAGFFDADWE, from the exons ATGAGAGCTTTCGAAGGAATTCCAGACATTTTAGAAGTTCCGGTCTCCAATTCGACCCTCAAAGAAGGTGGGCGTGGCCTGACACTGCACGGATGGCTCTTCGAGTGCCATGGGTTTTGGCACAACGTCGCTTTGATTGTGCCTTCGGCTCTCTTCGTGCTCTACTTGGCCTATCAGGCGAGAAGGAGCTTCAAGAAACTCTCGCATGGCCGATCGTATATTATGATCGCTTATTACGGGTGTCTCTGGCTCGTTAGCTTGCTCAATCTAGCTTGGTGTTGTTTTCAG GCATGGGAGTGCTGTCCTGAGAGAGAAGTGGTATGGAATATCTTATCATTGTTTACAGCATCTGGAATGCTGTTTCTGGAAGTAAGTTTGGTGGCCTTTTTACTTCAAGGCAATTATGCAAGTGGGTTGGAAGCACTAACACGGACTTTTGTTGTCTCGGGACTCATTGTTGGTTTAGATATACTTCTCAAG GCAGTTTACCTATTTGGATTTGGGGTGCCATTGTTCATTGATGACGATGAAAGTCCGCATAGAGTGAAATGGGGCTTGTGGGTTGTACACAGGCTAGTGCTGACTGCAATTTATGGCTTTATATTATTTATGTACCACTCTAGATGGAAAGAACGGTTACCAG CAAGACCATCATTCTACAACTATATCATCATCATATTCTCTTTGAATGCATTGGCTCTGTTTGCTTGTGGGCTTACTGTAAATGAGGCTGGATTTGGGCTCTG GTTGTACGACCTGACAATCATTTGCTACCATGCCTTTTATCTTCCTCTTCTTTATGTTACATTTCTAGCAGACTTTTTCCAG GAGGAAGATTTGCACCTGGAGAATGTTTACTATTCTGAGATGAAAGATGCCGGTTTCTTTGATGCTGATTGGGAGTGA